The window GTGTCGGTTACAAGGCCGGACCGAGCTGACATGTCCCTGGGTAGCGCTGCTCCGAAGCCCGGGGGGCCGGGAGTCCGTACGGGGCGGGCTGCCGGTTCAGGACGTGGGCCTTCGCCGTTGGGGAGGCTTCTGCGGGGCGGCCGGTTGTTCCACGACCGGGCGCCCGGCGGTCCCGTGCCGCGACTGCTGATGCGCTGGGTGCGGCGTCCGCTGCTGCCCGCCGTCCGGCTCTGGCGGCGCAACCTCCAGCTGCGGGTCGTCGCGGGCACGCTGCTCATGTCGCTCGGTGTGGTACTGCTGCTCGGCCTGGTCGTGATCGGTCAGGTGCGCAACGGTCTGCTCGACGCGAAGGGCAAGGCCGCTCAGACACAGGCCGCCGGTGGTTTCGCGGCGGCCCAGGACAAGGCGAACGCTCCGCTCACCCCCGGTGGGCAGGGAGGCGATGCCGGTGACGGGACGACCGCCAACAACTCGTGGCGGACCGAGCTCGTCGATCAGCTCGCCAGTGGCGGCAAGAACGCCTTCAACGTGGTGGCGCTCAGCGCCGACGACGGCACCCGTGCGCCGCGCGGCTCGGGGAGCGTGGAAGCGGCCAGCGTCCCGCAGAGCCTGCGGGAGGCCGTGGACAAGGGGCCGGGTGCGTTCCAGACGTACTCGCTGATCAGGTATGCGAACGGGCAGGAGTCGCAGCCGGGACTCGTCGTGGGCAAGCGCCTGTACGACATCGACCACAATCCGTACCAGCTCTACTACCTCTTCCCGCTGACGCAGGAGGAGAAGTCACTGACCCTGGTCAAGGGCACCCTGGCGACCGCGGGACTGTTCGTGGTCGTGCTGCTCGGGGCCATCGCCTGGTTCGTGGTGCGGCAGGTCGTCACACCCGTACGGATGGCGGCGGGAATCGCCGAGCGGCTCTCCGCGGGCCGGCTGCAGGAGCGGATGAAGGTCACCGGCGAGGACGACATCGCCCGGCTCGGTGAGGCCTTCAACAAGATGGCGCAGAACCTCCAGCTGAAGATCCAACAGCTGGAGGAGCTCTCCCGGATGCAGCGGCGCTTCGTATCGGACGTCTCGCACGAGCTGCGGACACCGCTGACGACCGTGCGGATGGCCGCCGATGTCATCCATGAGGCGCGCGTCGACTTCGACCCCGTGACGGCGCGCTCCGCCGAGCTCCTCGGGGACCAGCTCGACCGGTTCGAGTCGCTGCTCTCCGATCTGCTGGAGATCAGCCGGTTCGACGCGGGCGCCGCGGCGCTGGAGGCCGAGCCGATAGACCTGCGACAGGTCGTACGGCGGGTGATCGGCGGTGCCGAGCCGCTCGCCGAGCGCAAGGGCACCCGGATCCGCGTGGTCGGCGACGAGCAGCCGGTGATCGCGGAGGCCGACGCGCGGCGGGTCGAGCGCGTGCTGCGCAACCTCGTCGTCAACGCCGTCGAGCACGGCGAGGGCCGGGATGTCGTGGTGCGGATGGGGGTGGCCGGAGGAGCGGTCGCCGTCGCCGTCCGGGACTACGGGGTGGGTCTCAAGCCGGGGGAGGCGACCCGGGTGTTCAACCGCTTCTGGCGCGCCGACCCGGCACGGGCCCGGACGACGGGCGGCACCGGTCTCGGGCTGTCGATCGCCGTCGAGGACGCCCGGCTGCACGGCGGCTGGCTGCAGGCGTGGGGCGAGCCGGGCGGCGGTTCGCAGTTCCGCCTGACCCTGCCGCGTACCGCGGACGAGCCGCTGCGCGGATCGCCGATACCGCTGGAACCCGAGGACTCGCGCCGCAACCGGGAGAACCGGGAGCGGGCTGCGGACGGCGTCACGACCGGCAGCGAGCACCGGCTGACCTCGGTGCCGGCCCAGCAGGCCGGCACCGACCGGTCGCCGCTGCCCGTGCCGGCGCGTACTTCCGTGGCTCCCCGCACGGCGCCCGCTTCGGTGCATCCGGCGGCTCTGCCGGGCAGCGGCGCCCGGGTGGTCGCCCGTCCCGCCGACGACCGGCCGGGTGGCGACATCGAATCTGCTGCGCACCACCCGGAGCGGGAGGACACGACTCGTGGGCACTGACCGTCGTCAGGACGGCCATGGACGTGCGGTGGGGCTGACCGCGTTGCTGGGGTGCGGCATCGTGCTGCTGTCCGCGTGCGGCTCGATGCCCGTCACCGGGGACGTCAAGG is drawn from Streptomyces sp. NBC_01717 and contains these coding sequences:
- the mtrB gene encoding MtrAB system histidine kinase MtrB; its protein translation is MSLGSAAPKPGGPGVRTGRAAGSGRGPSPLGRLLRGGRLFHDRAPGGPVPRLLMRWVRRPLLPAVRLWRRNLQLRVVAGTLLMSLGVVLLLGLVVIGQVRNGLLDAKGKAAQTQAAGGFAAAQDKANAPLTPGGQGGDAGDGTTANNSWRTELVDQLASGGKNAFNVVALSADDGTRAPRGSGSVEAASVPQSLREAVDKGPGAFQTYSLIRYANGQESQPGLVVGKRLYDIDHNPYQLYYLFPLTQEEKSLTLVKGTLATAGLFVVVLLGAIAWFVVRQVVTPVRMAAGIAERLSAGRLQERMKVTGEDDIARLGEAFNKMAQNLQLKIQQLEELSRMQRRFVSDVSHELRTPLTTVRMAADVIHEARVDFDPVTARSAELLGDQLDRFESLLSDLLEISRFDAGAAALEAEPIDLRQVVRRVIGGAEPLAERKGTRIRVVGDEQPVIAEADARRVERVLRNLVVNAVEHGEGRDVVVRMGVAGGAVAVAVRDYGVGLKPGEATRVFNRFWRADPARARTTGGTGLGLSIAVEDARLHGGWLQAWGEPGGGSQFRLTLPRTADEPLRGSPIPLEPEDSRRNRENRERAADGVTTGSEHRLTSVPAQQAGTDRSPLPVPARTSVAPRTAPASVHPAALPGSGARVVARPADDRPGGDIESAAHHPEREDTTRGH